The stretch of DNA TAAACAGAATACATTGGTACCATATGAATAAAGAATGATAATAGACATGGAAGCTAAAATCACCCACAAATTTCCCCATTGTAAATGAAAGTGTCTAAAGTTAGAAACTGTTTTATGCTGCAcagagactaaggggcagatttatcaaaatgtgagtttaaaccCTTCATACAAaaaaactttcacccattgataaatatgcttctaaagatcacacaggaatgaatagaacatgggtgtttttatgtatcaagctgTAAAcccatattttgataaatctgccttcagTTACAGTCCCACTATATTATCTTAGAAGAAGTCATTCATAATCAAGTCTTACTGTTTCCATAGAATGTGAACTTTAAATAAAGCAAATcatgtttttgtaaaatgaacattaaggggcacatttactaatccacgaatccgaatcacgaataggaaaaaatcgtattggaaacgaaaattttggaagatcgcaaatatcacgaaaatgcttacgaaaaaatcatattagtcacgataatatcgtattggcgatccgaaagtcactaaattttcgtaccgaacaattgtaaacagtggtaaaacctttacgttttttttgtgcaaacgtccgaaaaagtcgtgcggacgcccgaaaaaattggcgaaaatacgctcggagtgttcacgcttttgtaaatgtgcccctaaatgttgtcatgggaaaacatgttttttcaaaatgtattagttatagcttctccagcagaatcctgcattgaaatccattttttttaacatgcaaacagatttttttagcagcatccagtagatatcagaattgcacccaatagtaagaaatccaagtccagcttaggacacctccagttacatgggagtaggagaaacaataggttacctgtaagcagttctaatgtgtagcgctggctccttttaaaaagctcagactccggcacaatgcactgagatggcgcctgcacaccaatattacaaccaaaaaaaatacatttattggttcaacaataaaattttaaatggtagagtgaattatttgctatgtagtgtaatttagaagtaaatgtacaccataaaaatcacaacagaatccctttacagAAATCAGCTACTTTGTGATCAGTTTTGTTGCAAATAGTAACACTATATGGCTCATTTACCCACTGTAGGCAACTTgcgcttttccctgcagtgagttgcaccTAAACCCACTTTCAGTAAAGGTACTTGGATCAAACCGCGCTCTGCACAGTATAGTTGAGCTcatcaaacatcagaaattaccCAAGGCAGAGTGCAAAAGTTTTAGGTTAGCAACTGTCATTTTATTGTAACTGTGTCCATACTAACACCTGCATTGTGCCTGCAATGATGAATTAACTCTGGGTAAAAAGAGTGAATTGAGGGAAACATGGTGATTGTCATTGTGTCCGAAATTGTACTTTTCTCACTGAGTCCGGATAAGTGAATGTACCCTAGTGTTTTGTATACTTTGCGCATtgaaatatatatgtactgtatttttatgtgtatagccttaaaaacaaatatacaatgcaaaataaaagttcaaatgattttttttttcttgttttcagCTACTGGCGGAGCACTGGCCATTTGGAGTACATATATGCAAATTGGTACCATTTATCCAGAAGGCCTccattggtgttactgttttgaGTCTGTGCGCTCTAAGTATAGATAGGTAAGTTTTATTTGCAAAATGAGTTTGTAACAATGTAAAGGACAATAGTCACAAGTATTTTATATTACAGTAAGATTGCGCCTATGTTCAGTTTAAATATATTATGAATTCATCTTACTTTCTGACAGGTATAGGGCAGTTGCTTCCTGGAATCGAATTCAGGGCATTGGAATCCCTGTTTGGAAAGCCATAGAGCTGACATTGATATGGGCTGTGGCCATCATTCTAGCTGTTCCTGAAGCTATTGCCTTTAACCTTGTTGAATTGGACTTTAGAGGACAAACCATTTTGGTCTGCATGTTGCCTCTGGAACAATCTTCAGATTTTATGAGGGTAAGAAAAAAAGCTGCATGTGTAGCTAATAAAAATGATCTGTTTGTTTCACAGTTTGACAGAATTGACACTATTATAATGAGGATAATAATGAAGCTCTGCAACTTCTATATATGCCTCTATACAACTGTCATTCTAAAGTGAGTTTGTCCTTTCATTATAGTTTTACCAGGAAGCCAAAGTTTGGTGGCTTTTTGGATTTTATTTCTGCTTACCCTTGGCTTGCACTGGAGTCTTCTACACACTCATGTCCTGTGAAATGTTGAGTATAAAGAATGGCATGAGGATAGCTCTGAATGATCACATGAAACAGGTGAATGAACTGAATGAATTTCTCACTTTTGTTAATAATTTAAAACTGACTTCACTTATATCATTTTACTgaataaatgtaactttttcCTTTATACTCCTTACTCTAATATTACATATGTCCATATTAACTACACCCTCTAACAACTTCTTATGTCTATTTGAAAGAATTCTTTAGATCAATCTGGGTAAAGTAATATTAAGTATAAAGCTTGCTCTAGCTCCAAAAAACTCTCACCAGTCAGGTGTTTGCTGGCAAACAGCACAATAGTAAGTAGTCCCTACAGACTGGGTGTTATGGGTTGCAAACTTTGCAACTGTCATTAGTATTAGtaacagagatccccaacctttcttatttatgagccacagtcaaatgtaaaaagacttgaagagcaacacaagcatcataaaagttcatggaggagccaaataagggctaagattggctattagatagcctctatgcacactatcagcttacatggggctttatttggtagtaaatcttgtttttgttcaaccaaaacttgccaccaagtcaggaatttaaaaataactacctggtttgggggcactgagagcaacatccaaggggttagtgttgctcacaagacactggttggggatcactgttatagaatatcctaatcctagcaactttgcaactggtatttctaatttattgttttcaaattatttgcctccaTCTTCTACATCGTTTGAGCTTTAAagtggggtcattgaccccaacagccaaaaactattgcttacagttttaatataattgttaccttttattccttatctttttattcataccctctcctattcatattacagtctctcaAATAAGGGTAAGCACCCACGGAGTGACTTACTCCCCCACGATAGATCACTGTTATAGCGAGTGAGTAACCACTTCGATagcgctgaaattccaaactgcagagatgctgaacaaaaagctaaataattataaaaccacaaaaaatttaaaatatttgcagattgtctcagaatttcaatgtctacataatactaaaagttaatttaaagatgagcAAACCCTTTAACTACTTCTTCAACGTTTGAACAATTattgtttttgcaaaataaaaagttaTGGTATAAGAAAGTGCAGGCATCTTCAGAACTATGGTCATGCTTCCACTGACTTTACTAAGCTGTAATATTTTTTctacaagaaaaaacaaaacaaaaaaaaaagactcatcTTCTTGCTGGGGGCTTTACCTTATTCTTTTTGTGACTCGATTCAAAATTCCTACACAAAACGAAAGAGGGATAACAAAACGGACCCTAAACATGCCATATAGTCAGGCAGTTCATTATTGCACAACATGATGAAATCTGTTGCAGGGAGAGGAGGACTTAGCATGTAAtaaaagaaatatgtattttattccaGCGAAGAGAAGTTGCTAAGACCGTGTTTTGCCTGGTAGTGATTTTCGCCCTATGCTGGCTGCCTCTTCATGTAAGCAGTATTCTTAAAAAGACAGTATATGACGGCAGAGATCCAAACAGGTGTGAACTACTCAGGTAAGCAAAAACAAAATCCATGTTTTCACCAGTGGAGATTATGAAAAGATAACCAATTCTGAGGTCAAATGATAACACATTAAAGATAAATGGAAAAACTTTAATGTGACCTGTTCTTTATGTTTAAAAACTATCATTTTGTATGATTACTAAGTTAATGTTATTTCCAGCctatttttcttaaagaaaataaACTCCTATTTCActtatgcatatttattttgataaatggTGTACTGCACCCAGTGTTACCATATGTACGATATGTGTTTATTCTTTATCCAGATATTTAGCTGAGGTGCTGAACTGCATAGATGAAGGGGAGTCTTTCACAATGGTAGCTAACAAACCTACTTTACACATGAATGAGCTAATTTAATAACACAATGCTAGACTGAACCAATTCATTTACCCAGAAGGACCAATGAGCAATCCAGGTACTACTGCCAGTTAGCAAATTAAAtcaaagatctgactggttgctatgggtaactgcactagtgtaatttagcacctatattaaATAATCCGCACAAGAATACTCAACAGATTACATAAATTAGAGATTACAGAACAAAATCAATGCATCTTCCGATAGCTCAAGGCTGTATTCAACATATATTTGAAAGGCAGCCTGTGCTTAAAATACACATACCAGCATTTCCCACTTTCACCAAACTATGCCTTTGTGTTTATTTATCAGCTTCTTCATGGTTATGAACTACATTGGGATAAACATGGCCTCACTTAACTCTTGCATCAACCCTGTGGCACTCTACTTTGTCAGCAGGAAGTTCAAAAATTGTTTCCAGGTAAGAGGGTATAGTTTTTAAACATAATGTATTGCTGAATGCAAGCAATTGCTTATATGCCAacataatacacatatatatatgtctgaACATTTACAGTAATTCATACATCAGCAAAAATGAATGTGAAACTGCCGCAATAATTCACTGCAAAAAATTTAACTGTAAATAAAACACCCATATGTTTTCTGCACTGAAACTAAATTTGCAATGAAGAAAATGCTCCCAGATTCCAatatattttgcatgaaaaaaagtagctgggaaaaaaaaccccagttgaATTGTTGCTATTTCGCAAATTCTCCCATGGCTTTTACATACATTGCATGAGGTGGAAGTCAGCTCTAAAATGCACTGCTATACACAAGGGATTAAAAtggtatatatatagatagatagatagatgatagatagatattgtatATTGAACTAACCATTTAGATGTGGGTTAACCATTGGCCTCTAATGACTTTCCCTTTTGGCTGATCAACTATGGCACAGTCAAACTAGAGGctgaaaaacaaaaactttttttaagaAGCCCACTCACACAGAATGATTACAGAgtgaaatcttttaaaagatgAAGAAAAGTTCTGTTGGGGGGggatataatatttttatatctagTTCTGACTAGAGAAATACTACATAGGTACCACTCAAGCTGCCTGATGGCAGTGCCAATAGATGCAGCCTGATGGCATTGCCCATTGATTCATATACACTGCGGCAATGCATTCAAACGGCAGGTTTGGCAACAACTTTTCAGAGTAAAAGACAGTAGACAATGGATAACTAAACAGAAACCTATTCACATTTCTAACAGTGTATAACAAAAGTAACATAAACTCACAGTTTTGGTTCATAAACAGAAAAACCTGTTTGACTGGCTGACTGAATATATATCTTGCTCAGTAAAATCCTAGCATCACTTAGAGCTGTTAGTCCAAATATAACAGTTTCTACAGCCTTGGCTCTCTTTATGGGTTTTACAAAATCTCTCTCCCTCAGCAACTCCTTCCTCGCTACTTCCTATTTCCTTGGCAGCAGCCCCACCCCACGTGGTGACTCATCCCTCATAGCACCTACATTGGCTATTTCATGCCGATTACACACAGCCGTCGTTATTCTCCTCATTTGCCAAGTctgctagggcagtgctgtccaacttctgtggtaccgagggccagaattttttaACCGAGCTTTAAATCTCAACTCTGTATTGCTATTTGTCAAGGATTAGGATGCTTAACTATATGTTGTGTAATGTGTCCCCATTAGCAtactatacagaaaaaaatgttttgctttctgctgcattgctaaacatgtgttgtttttttgtgtcattAAGTCCTGCCTTTGCTGCTGGTGCCACAGACCCACTCTTACCATCACACCCATGGATGAAAAATGTTCTGCAGTAAAGTGGAAAACCAATGGGCATGATCTAGTCCTGGACCGAAGCAGTTCTCGGTTAACTAACAAGTACAGCTCTTCATGAAAATCACTATCTAATAGCAGGCTATTAGTCACAAACTTGGAATGAACACCCGATGTTTTGACCTCGGTTCTGTTTAGTTAAGTGTTTCAGAGCGGTGACAAGCAGTTTAATGACCTGCCTCCATCCAACAGAGCTGCACTTTGGGAAATACACCCTCCTCAAACTTTAGAGGACTGTACTGTTTATATGATGTTTATAATATGATAACAAGCACGGACACTGCCATACAAACTCCCTATGTACAGTATTATAGTTCATGTTATCCCTATATAGCAAACTGAcaatctgatttaaaaaaaaaaaaaaaaaatgtctgagtGACTGGATCACTAGAAGTATTGTTGGCCTGGTTAGCGTTGAAGCTACTTATGTATAAAATGTTGAGAGTGTGTATGTGAGGAGAGATATACTATTACAGAAGCACTTATTTTTAAACAGCATTTAAACTGCACATGCCATAACTGCTTGTTTATCTTTGAACCACAACTCCCAGTATTTTTGTTGCTGAGAGTTAAAGTTTACAGACAGCTGAAGAGTCAGAGTGCTAACATTGTTTTTTAACTGTAATTCACAAGTGTTGAATGTTTAAACCATCAGCTGCTGCTAAAATAGGCAGCTATTACTAATGGTGAGAAATGTTAGTCAAAATTTCTGTGTAACAAAATTTCATACTTTTCTCTTTGAATGGAGTTGCTTTATCTTTGACCTCATCATGAGCAAGGGGTGGCCCTGAGCAAGAAGCAAAACATGCAGAGCTTAAGGTTTGTTGAAAACTTGCTGTTGAAAGGTGCAGAAGAAAATTTAAGAGCTAAACTCCATGTGAGATTTTCTTCAGAATTtttgggtcagattttatctgatcttgttgACATGCAACACCACAAGATTTTGCAGAACCTTCAAAATCTTATCTCCATAGCttgtaatgtaaagtcagatcGGGGAAGCTGTATCCTGCACcatcaaaaaaatgtattttaattaaaaaaaaaaaaaaaaaagtctgtcagactcCATCAGATTTTCTCGTCAGATGAAGATGCAGCATTCTCTTCCGACAGGCGTGTCGTGTTGGATGGCAAATCTTTTATTTAGTTtccacatcagatttttgtatcagtgcCATTATATTTTGATCCATGTGACTACTTATGACTTGTAGGATGGATTTTGTCGATCCAACACCATCCTGCAAAATCTCCTGGGGAGTTTAGCCCCAAGGGGCTGGAATGGATGACCTAGTCTCACTGTATGCTAACTGGAACACAGCAAACAGTGTActgttttgttttagttttttttttttttaaacagatgtgACACAAAACCTACAGAAAGCAGCTTATGACCACAGCACATGCAAGTTATTGCAGTGGACAGCCACTGAAAAAGCTTGTGTAAAGTCAAGCAATATGGCAACACCCATTTCTATGTAAAAATGCAAGTGAAATTTGCGTGCAAATTATGAACTATTCCTTCAGATGTTATAGATGTAAATAAACAGGTACAGCAGAATGCAGATGATTCCATTTGCAATAACTATTTCACAGTAACTATCGATACCAATCAATAAGGCTGTTTCACTTCTTTTTAAAAGTGCAGAAATGATTTTACActtaacaaaaaaacacaaatattacatCACTCTAGACAAAATCCATTATATTCAATAGAAGAAACATTTGCACTGGTGCCACAATATGTTAAGGCACAGGCACATTTTGTCGGAAACGTTTCTCAATACAAAGGAAAAAATGCCAGAACAATATTCAAGGAATAATGTGCAAAAGAGAATGGCAATCTGTTTAGAAGGCTCTTTCCTGTAACAGACAATTTATGCTGACAAATAGCACCAGTATTTCTGCCTAGGCTACAGCTATTATGAAAAGTTTTATAATATATGCACCCATTATAAAGAGACCCCATAGTCTTTCatattgttcccctttaaaacaaatggCTTTAAATGTGACATTCTGTTTTCCACTACATTGTTAAGTTTACAATGAAGTAgtgcatgtatttttttcttccgaattatacaaaataatgatTTAGCATGAATCTATGAGTCTAGAATGAATGCTAGAAGACACACCAGCTTTTTATATAGAAGGTGAAAAAAACGGTGTATTAAAGAATAAACTGATAACAACATTAGAGGTGAAAAAATAGACATTATGCATACAATTTATTAAATTTAGTTTCTtcaatgctattttttttaaaccattcttCATCACTGTACAAAAATCATGTTTGTGATATATGATATATCCAAACactgaatcctccacaaaagaatCAATTGAATTCTGAAAAGAATCCAGACTCTAATTTGTATACTTAGCTTTgaggaaagttaaaaaaaaaaactttaccaaTCCAAAGATTTCCATAGATTCAGAGTCACTCATATATAATGAGTCCCTGTGACCTATGCTGACACCTTTTCTTAATGTATAGTTATACCAACCAGAATGTACACTTGTGTGATAAACTGTGTACTGTACATTCTGGTTGGTAGATTATACCAGCTGTATGAATTACAGAACGCTATCAGCAAACTGAATATAAAACTGCTACAAGGGTGGCTTAGGGTATACGCCTTTGCAGTCAGACTAAAGTTGTAGTATTCTGCAACCTTGGATGAAATTAATGCATGGAAAAGTTGCCACAAAATTCTGACATGAATCAGATAGAGGAGTTCTACACTACAAACTAAGGTTAAAATCAACCAAATAAATACTACAATTAGGTAGAGAGTACCATTTAGGTATCTTTGTGTCACTGTGTGGAGCAGCATTTCTGTAGAAAGGAATAAGTCTGAAAATTGACAGATTATTGGAGAAAAAAATGGTCATTTTGTGCAGTGAaacattttatgtatatttgtctttgtgaaaaaaaaatgtaaatgtaaattccAAACATACAAGGACTGATAAATTCTTAGGGATACATGAAATTCTACCATTGTGTCCATAGAATGTATAGCTCTGATATGTTGTAAATAGATGTATACCAAAAGTATGGTTTTCAAATTATTAATGGTGTTTGTGCCTTCCCCTGTCAAACAACcaattttttctattattaaacaGTTTAATCTAATACAAAGTAGTGTCACTTTTCTGTCAATTTGGTAGTGTAAATTTTCTCtgttaataatgtttttttacaatGGAGATCCGGTACCTAGCTTAAATCACATTTTTGCCTGTTTTTACACTATGCACCCTGCTTCCCAATCAATAAATGAGCTCTAAAGGCTTCTAGATTCCATTTCTTATGAAAGATCAGTGTTACGTAACCTGGCAGTCTAGCTACAGATGTGCTCAATAGATATTACATTGGTATTAATCAGAAtgggaagaaaggaagaaagcatGTGTATTATAGTAGTCCAAAGATTTTAGGACAAGCAGAACTGAGGGTGCACAACTACAAACTAATTTCTAAGCAAGTCTACAACTGAACCATATTTGAAAGCAGGCTGTTGACTAATAATATGTTAGGTTTAGCTAAGGCTTTCTCCATTTACTTAATTTAAACAGCACAGCTACTGCACTGTTCTGCCAAAAATTACCAAGAATCCCATGGTTTGGTAATAAGTATGACATCCTACACTAATATTTAAGGGTGGTAGTGAGCAGATAAGGAATACATGCACATTTACAGCTATAGGTTTACTTACAGTACCTAAACAACAAACCAGGTCAGAGAGTTAGCAGGCTAAAAGACAGGTGACATAAAATTACATCTAAATTAAAACAAAGCAGCCTAGGGTACTATAAAAACATAACTGCAGACCTGTGAATAATACAACATAAAGGGACCCCACTAAGTATTATGTACAAATTGAAACGATCTGTCAATTCTTTATCAGAAAATTTCTATTCAGCAGGTTTTGCTGGCAAACACAAAAATTAACAGTTGCTGCAATCTATTAGATAGATTACACCACTTAATAAAGCATACAGCATACATCAACAGTTCAGAATCTTTGCTCTGCATTCAAACAGCAAATTCTATGTACTATTGACAGTGCTAAGCCAAAACAATTGGACTAACCAAATGTTGGACTACAAACAGTTCTTAAGTCTTAaggtcgattctagctgctgatatcggtcccttagaccgattcggcagctaatcggcctgtgtatgggcaccaccgacgggcctgcctgatatctcgatcgggcaggttaaaaaatctagttggatcggggactgcatc from Xenopus tropicalis strain Nigerian chromosome 8, UCB_Xtro_10.0, whole genome shotgun sequence encodes:
- the ednrb2 gene encoding endothelin receptor B subtype 2 precursor yields the protein MATRFFLFVAWMACLIVGVCCQDTQTQQNFPDISNPSEELNQEQAHRIVQLDSIQNGGELNMSASNVLNLSPPPPSPCVSRAKIRHAFKYVTTILSCVIFLVGIVGNSTLLRIIYKNKCMRNGPNVLIASLALGDLFYILIAIPIHIYKLLAEHWPFGVHICKLVPFIQKASIGVTVLSLCALSIDRYRAVASWNRIQGIGIPVWKAIELTLIWAVAIILAVPEAIAFNLVELDFRGQTILVCMLPLEQSSDFMRFYQEAKVWWLFGFYFCLPLACTGVFYTLMSCEMLSIKNGMRIALNDHMKQRREVAKTVFCLVVIFALCWLPLHVSSILKKTVYDGRDPNRCELLSFFMVMNYIGINMASLNSCINPVALYFVSRKFKNCFQVRGYSF
- the ednrb2 gene encoding endothelin receptor B subtype 2 isoform X1, which produces MATRFFLFVAWMACLIVGVCCQDTQTQQNFPDISNPSEELNQEQAHRIVQLDSIQNGGELNMSASNVLNLSPPPPSPCVSRAKIRHAFKYVTTILSCVIFLVGIVGNSTLLRIIYKNKCMRNGPNVLIASLALGDLFYILIAIPIHIYKLLAEHWPFGVHICKLVPFIQKASIGVTVLSLCALSIDRYRAVASWNRIQGIGIPVWKAIELTLIWAVAIILAVPEAIAFNLVELDFRGQTILVCMLPLEQSSDFMRFYQEAKVWWLFGFYFCLPLACTGVFYTLMSCEMLSIKNGMRIALNDHMKQRREVAKTVFCLVVIFALCWLPLHVSSILKKTVYDGRDPNRCELLSFFMVMNYIGINMASLNSCINPVALYFVSRKFKNCFQSCLCCWCHRPTLTITPMDEKCSAVKWKTNGHDLVLDRSSSRLTNKYSSS